A window of Pseudomonas guangdongensis contains these coding sequences:
- a CDS encoding TRAP transporter small permease, translated as MNESLSFGSDQLAERGAYRRALHYTAQGFALAGGLVLIALINMSLISIIGRKLFSAPIRGDIELMEIGASIAIAAFLPMCELRGMHIKVDTFTMKLSPCIQRALDTLGHTLCLLAALILAWRTGLQLFDNMEYGDVSTLLSIPMWIPLVFIVPSLVLLALCSLARITDLFHRSGGHA; from the coding sequence ATGAACGAGTCGCTATCCTTTGGGAGCGACCAGCTGGCTGAGCGCGGCGCCTACCGCCGCGCTCTCCACTACACCGCCCAGGGCTTCGCCCTGGCCGGTGGTCTGGTCCTGATCGCCCTCATCAACATGTCGCTGATCTCCATCATCGGCCGCAAGCTGTTCTCCGCCCCGATCCGCGGCGATATCGAGCTGATGGAAATCGGTGCGTCCATCGCCATCGCCGCCTTCCTGCCGATGTGCGAGCTGCGCGGCATGCACATCAAGGTCGACACCTTCACCATGAAGCTGTCGCCATGCATCCAGCGCGCCCTGGACACCCTCGGCCACACCCTGTGCCTGCTCGCCGCGCTGATCCTCGCCTGGCGTACCGGCCTGCAGCTGTTCGACAACATGGAGTACGGCGACGTCTCCACCCTGCTGTCGATCCCCATGTGGATTCCGCTGGTCTTCATCGTGCCCAGCCTGGTGCTGCTGGCGCTGTGCTCGCTGGCCCGCATTACCGACCTCTTCCATCGTTCCGGAGGCCACGCATGA
- a CDS encoding TRAP transporter substrate-binding protein, giving the protein MRTLKLAALAVSIGFAAAAQAADSYTLKVAHFLPSTSNAQANIIEPWCETLRQESNDRIKCQLYPSMQLGGTPAKLADMARTGVADVVWTAPAYSAGKFPRVEALELPFILPPGAKAGNEIIWSFYEKYAKDDFKDYKVLVVHGDGGMELHTRGKQVKSLDDMQGLKIRASSRTAAKSLEALGATPVSMPPAQMTEAISKGVVDGALASWEVVPATKLDEVTQYHSTIPAGETALGYTVLTMLMNQKKFDGMPKDLQEIIERNSGKALLDRFSTAWEKALDGARAATPAEGLVAIDAAAYKGMQNAAAGVADAWVKEVSAKGIDGQALVDGARNLTSASR; this is encoded by the coding sequence ATGAGAACCTTGAAACTCGCTGCCCTTGCCGTATCCATCGGTTTCGCTGCCGCCGCCCAGGCCGCCGACAGCTACACCCTGAAAGTCGCGCACTTCCTGCCGTCCACCTCCAACGCCCAGGCCAACATCATCGAGCCGTGGTGCGAGACCCTGCGTCAGGAGTCCAACGACCGCATCAAGTGCCAGCTCTACCCGTCGATGCAGCTGGGCGGTACCCCGGCCAAGCTGGCCGACATGGCGCGCACCGGTGTGGCAGACGTCGTCTGGACCGCCCCGGCCTACTCCGCCGGCAAGTTCCCGCGCGTCGAGGCCCTCGAACTGCCGTTCATCCTGCCGCCCGGCGCCAAGGCCGGCAACGAGATCATCTGGAGCTTCTACGAGAAGTACGCCAAGGACGATTTCAAGGACTACAAGGTACTGGTCGTGCATGGCGACGGCGGCATGGAGCTGCACACCCGCGGCAAGCAGGTCAAGAGCCTCGACGACATGCAGGGCCTGAAGATCCGCGCCTCCAGCCGCACCGCCGCCAAGAGCCTCGAAGCCCTCGGCGCCACCCCGGTGAGCATGCCGCCGGCGCAGATGACCGAAGCCATCTCCAAGGGCGTGGTCGACGGCGCGCTGGCCTCCTGGGAAGTGGTTCCGGCCACCAAGCTGGATGAAGTCACCCAATACCACAGCACCATCCCGGCCGGCGAAACCGCTCTCGGCTACACCGTGCTGACCATGCTGATGAACCAGAAGAAGTTCGACGGCATGCCCAAGGATCTGCAGGAAATCATCGAGCGCAACAGCGGCAAGGCCCTGCTCGACCGCTTCTCCACTGCCTGGGAAAAGGCTCTGGACGGCGCGCGCGCAGCCACTCCGGCCGAAGGCCTGGTGGCCATCGACGCCGCCGCCTACAAGGGCATGCAGAATGCTGCAGCCGGCGTAGCCGACGCATGGGTCAAGGAAGTCAGCGCTAAAGGAATCGACGGCCAGGCGCTCGTCGACGGCGCACGCAACCTCACCTCCGCCTCCCGGTAA